Within Massilia litorea, the genomic segment CTGTCGGTCGCAGCGCGCGAGACGCGCTCGGGCGTCGAAGCCTCGATTACGGTGAAACCGTCCTATGGCCTGGGCGACGACGAAGTCGCGCGCATGCTGCAGGACTCGTACAGTTCGGCGCAGGTCGACATGCAGATGCGCGCGCTGCGCGAAGAACAGGTCGAGGCCGAGCGCATCCTGCTGGCGACGCAGTCGGCGCTCGATACCGATGCCGATCTGCTGGAAGCGTCCGAGCAGGAAGCGCTGGCGGCCCTGGTGCAGGGCGTGCGCGATGCGGCCGAACGTTCGAACGATGCGGCTGTGGAACCGGGCACGCGCCAGAACGCGCTGCACGATGCGGTCCAGGCGCTCGCGCACGGCACCGAGGAATTCGCCGCGCGGCGCATGGACAAGAGCGTGCGCCAGGCGCTGGCAGGCAAGTCGCTGGACGAAGTGTGAACGCACCCGCCCGCGAACGATATAAATAATTAATGAGGTAACAACGTGCCACAAATCGTCATCCTGCCCCACCCGGTCTTCTGCCCCGACGGCGCCGTACTGGAAGCCCCGAGCGGCAAATCCGTCTGCGACGTCATGCTGGAAAACGACATCGAGATCGAACACGCCTGCGACCGCGTCTGCGCCTGCACCACCTGCCACGTGATCGTGCGCGAAGGTTTCGACTCGCTGAACGAGCAGGAAGAAAAAGAAGAAGACATGCTGGACAAGGCCTGGGGCCTGGAACCGAATTCGCGCCTGTCGTGCCAGGCGATCGTGGCCGACGAGGACCTCGTGGTCGAGATCCCGAAGTACACGATCAAC encodes:
- the fdx gene encoding ISC system 2Fe-2S type ferredoxin, with product MPQIVILPHPVFCPDGAVLEAPSGKSVCDVMLENDIEIEHACDRVCACTTCHVIVREGFDSLNEQEEKEEDMLDKAWGLEPNSRLSCQAIVADEDLVVEIPKYTINHAAEKNH